One Exiguobacterium sp. BMC-KP genomic window, TGAAAGTTCATGTCATCATTGGCGGTATCGTGTTACTAGTCGCCTTTTTGTTACCGTTGACGTCTGTCGAGAGGGCAATTCTATTCTTGACGGTCGGCATGGTCATTAGTGCTGAGATGTTCAATACAGCGTTTGAGCGTATCGTTGATCTCGTGACGCAGGAGTGGCATCCGCTCGCAAAAGCAGTCAAAGACATCGCAAGTGGAGCAGTTCTTGTGTTGGCGCTTACATCTGTTGCAATTGCACTATGCATCTTCATCCCATATTTGGTACAATAAGAATCCGGCCTTTTTGGCCAATACCGTTCCTAAAAAGGGGATATTCACATGAAAACAGAACAATTACTCGAACAAGCTAAACGTGCACGCGAAAAAGCGTATGTTCCATATTCGAAATTTCAAGTTGGTGCTGCTCTATTAACGAAGGACGGACAAGTTTTCCACGGCTGTAACATTGAAAACGCTGCATATGGTCTTTGTAACTGCGCAGAACGGACAGCCATCTTCTCTGCATGGGCACAAGATGCGCGCGAATATGCAGCTATGGCTGTCGTTGCAGACACAGAAGGACCGGTTGCACCATGCGGACAATGCCGTCAAGTGTTATCTGAAATGTGTGACGCTGATATGCCAATCTATTTGAC contains:
- a CDS encoding diacylglycerol kinase family protein produces the protein MNSWWQPFRHAMNGLRQSIREERHMKVHVIIGGIVLLVAFLLPLTSVERAILFLTVGMVISAEMFNTAFERIVDLVTQEWHPLAKAVKDIASGAVLVLALTSVAIALCIFIPYLVQ
- a CDS encoding cytidine deaminase; this encodes MKTEQLLEQAKRAREKAYVPYSKFQVGAALLTKDGQVFHGCNIENAAYGLCNCAERTAIFSAWAQDAREYAAMAVVADTEGPVAPCGQCRQVLSEMCDADMPIYLTNLKGDVTETTVGALLPGAFTKGDLHV